In candidate division WOR-3 bacterium, one DNA window encodes the following:
- a CDS encoding Trm112 family protein — protein MLDKRLLDILVCPKCKGELEYKSGINRLLCKNCKLAYKIEDDIPIMLIDEAERADRQIYEK, from the coding sequence ATGCTCGACAAAAGGCTTCTCGACATATTAGTTTGCCCTAAATGCAAGGGCGAACTCGAATATAAATCCGGGATCAACCGGCTTTTGTGTAAAAACTGCAAGTTGGCATACAAGATAGAAGATGACATACCTATCATGTTGATAGATGAAGCTGAAAGGGCGGACAGGCAAATTTATGAAAAATAA